From Sceloporus undulatus isolate JIND9_A2432 ecotype Alabama chromosome 6, SceUnd_v1.1, whole genome shotgun sequence, one genomic window encodes:
- the FKBP14 gene encoding peptidyl-prolyl cis-trans isomerase FKBP14 has product MEGAFWTLLCLALLTLGIGALIPEPEVKMEVIHKPFICKRKSKLGDMMLVHYEGFLEKDGALFHSTYKHNNGQPTWFTLGIKEVILGWDKGLTEMCVGEKRKLTVPPSLGYGKEGKGKIPPESTLIFNIDLLEIRNGPRSHESFQEMDLNDDWKLSKDEVRVYLKKEFERHGAPVNDSHHDILVEDIFDKEDEDHDGFISAREFVYKHDEL; this is encoded by the exons atggaagGTGCCTTTTGGACTCTGCTTTGCTTGGCGCTACTGACTTTGGGGATAGGAGCCCTTATTCCTGAACCAGAAGTAAAAATGGAAGTGATCCACAAGCCGTTCATCTGCAAGAGGAAGAGTAAACTGGGAGACATGATGCTGGTGCACTACGAAGGCTTCCTGGAGAAAGACGGTGCCCTCTTCCATTCCAC cTACAAGCATAACAATGGCCAGCCTACATGGTTTACTCTCGGTATCAAGGAAGTTATCCTCGGCTGGGATAAAGGTTTGACAGAGATGTGTGTCGGGGAAAAACGCAAGTTAACTGTCCCTCCGTCTCTGGGTtatggaaaagaaggaaaag GAAAAATTCCACCAGAGAGCACCTTGATCTTCAATATTGACCTTTTAGAGATCAGAAATGGACCAAGGTCTCACGAGTCCTTTCAAGAAATGGATCTTAATGATGACtggaagctgtccaaagatgag GTAAGAGTATATTTGAAGAAGGAATTTGAAAGGCATGGTGCACCAGTCAATGATAGTCACCATGATATTTTGGTTGAAGACATATTTGATAAAGAAGATGAAGATCATGATGGATTTATATCTGCAAGGGAGTTTGTTTATAAGCATGATGAGCTATGA